A genomic stretch from Coffea arabica cultivar ET-39 chromosome 10c, Coffea Arabica ET-39 HiFi, whole genome shotgun sequence includes:
- the LOC113713216 gene encoding dihydrodipicolinate reductase-like protein CRR1, chloroplastic: protein MAALSCHSHPISYTTSLQNVKKIVAPSISCSMQPGGQSNIKVIVNGAAKEIGRAAVVAVTKARGMEVAGAVDSYLVGEDIGKVCDMEEALEIPIMNDLTMVLGSISQSKGMAVVVDFTDPTTVYDNVKQATAFGMNSVVYVPRIKQDTVMALSSFCEKASMGCLVAPTLSIGSILLQQAAISASFHYNNVEIVESRANAADFPTQDAIQIANNISNIGQLYNRQDISTEVQARGQVLGEDGVRVHSLVVPGLPSSTTVYFSRPGEVYTIKHDITDVQSLMPGLILAIRRVVRFKNLVFGLEKLL, encoded by the exons ATGGCAGCCTTGAGCTGCCATTCTCATCCCATAAGCTATACGACCAGTCTCCAAAATGTCAAGAAAATCGTGGCACCGTCCATCTCGTGTTCAATGCAGCCTGGAGGACAAAGCAACATCAAG GTAATCGTAAATGGGGCAGCCAAGGAAATAGGAAGAGCAGCTGTAGTTGCTGTTACAAAAGCAAGAGGGATGGAAGTGGCGGGTGCAGTGGATTCCTACCTTGTTGGAGAAGATATTGGAAAG GTCTGTGACATGGAAGAGGCTTTGGAAATTCCTATAATGAACGACCTTACCATGGTCTTGGGTTCCATATCTCAG TCTAAAGGAATGGCAGTTGTTGTTGATTTCACTGATCCTACAACAGTCTATGACAACGTTAAACAG GCAACAGCATTTGGCATGAATAGTGTGGTTTATGTGCCCCGCATCAAACAGGACACAGTGATGGCATTGTCATCATTCTGTGAAAAGGCCAGCATG GGGTGTCTGGTGGCTCCAACATTATCAATAGGATCGATACTCCTTCAGCAAGCTGCGATTTCAGCTTCTTTCcattacaacaatgtagaaatAGTTGAATCCAGGGCAAATGCTGCT GATTTTCCAACACAAGATGCAATACAAATTGCAAACAACATCTCCAATATAGGTCAGTTATACAACAGACAAGATATCTCGACTGAAGTCCAG GCACGAGGTCAGGTTCTTGGAGAAGATGGAGTGCGAGTGCACAGCCTAGTTGTTCCAGGGCTACCGTCTAGTACCACAGTGTATTTTTCCAGGCCCGGAGAG GTCTATACGATCAAACATGATATTACGGATGTGCAATCTCTCATGCCAGGCCTAATCCTAGCCATTAGAAGAGTAGTGCGCTTTAAG AATCTGGTATTTGGCTTAGAAAAGcttttgtga